CAGGATGTACTTTTTCAATATCTCTGGTAAGGATCTCAGATTTATCTGACATAAACATATCAGTGTCACAATGACGCCCCTCATGATTATACATCACACAGAACAACATGGAGTATGTGTGATTTCAAAATACTTGCAGTGTTTCAAGTTAAAACTGAAAGGTTGAGCTCACAGAACCATTTTCCCTCAGGGCCTGACACCCTGCAGCCAGGCCTGGGCAGCTGTGGTGGGTTCGGGTGTAAATGAGATTGGGGAAATTAAATTAAGAGCAGCAAAAGTGCCGTTCCTCAGGGACGGAGGAGGCTAATGAAGTAGGAGGCAGCTCTCtggctgcagctttaattttgtcAAGCCTGGTTCAGTCCCAGTCCTGCTCCAAACAGACTGGATTAAAACATCCAGTGGGTGTGAGTCATGTTCTGCCTGCATGAGAAGAAACAATTTTTACATCAACCGCAAGTGATGATGAATGGATTAAAGAATAGTGTTTATAATGCCATGATGATTGATgaactgtgtttttctgctttgtggCTTAGAATCAGATGAACAGCAGCTCACACCCAAACCTTGCATCAGCCTTTTGATCTGAGTGTTCAGAGAGCTGCTCTTATAGTAAAACACAACATATGGAATATTAGCTTCTGTTTCTACTTTGCTGATTGATGGAGGGCTAAAGGAAGGCATGTGGTTTACTGCCCAATCATTAGTTATTGTTTGTGCCTCATTAATGGACGGTCTTCCTCTCGTGGTGAAGTGGCCTCTATGACTGAACAGCACTCATGTGTGCTGGCAGGAGCCCAGAGGTGACCTTCAGCGGACTAAGCTAACCTCTCGGTGCAAGAGGGAGAAGGCTCTAAAGTGGATGGACTCCATTAGTGGCCCACTCACTTTCTCTTTAACATACTTCTAGAGTGACCTTCAGCCCTGCACAGACTAAACCACGGTCAAGGGTCAGGGTTCAGACTGGGTACACATTAGCATGCAGGTGGAGACTCCAGAAAGCATCAGTAGGAAATCATGTTAATGGGGATGTCTGAGTGCTATTCTGGGTGGTGATATTCCAAATGTGGCATCCTGAGGACACGACCTCAACCTACACTTCACGGCATTTTGTATGTTCCTTATTGTCAGCGTACGTTCTGTTCCAAAGATAGAGATGGACATCTTTTCCTGGAGTGACCTCATGAAGGAGAAAAATATGGGTGAGGGATTCAAGGAGCACAGTGTGTCCATATGGTGAACTTTTTAATTTCAGGTTAAACAAGCTTTTTTAGACTAACTTTTGAATTCTAAATACTGGGaatacaaaacaaatggcaaatATTCATACAGATGGAGATGTTTGCACATATCTTTGTGAGTCTCATATTCCCTCTGCACCTCACCTAAGAGCTCTAACAGTGTGGTAAGAGGCATTTATTGATTGACTTATCTTTATTGTTATAGCTCTAATGAGAGACACCGAAGTGAGTTGTAAATCATAATGTTTTCAGGAAACACACCTAATCAACACTCATTTTAGGTGTCAAAAACGTATTAGAATCGGCCATTATACAGTGAAAGGCGTTTGAGGCTGAAATGCTGTTGTTGATAGTAAATCATGAATCATAAGACAAAAAGTGAACTCACATGAAactaaaaacaattaaaaccaGGGTGTGGACTGGAAGGCAGAAAGTACATCTGACTCATCAGGTATTTTTGTTTAGGACATCTAGTACCAGAACTTGTTGGTGTACCACATGTTAGAATGTCATGCTGTTGGAAAACACAGACAAGCATTTGTGCTTTTGGCACACCGCTGTATGTCGGCACGCCTATCTGCGTGATTACATTAGTtttactgaagacaaaacactgTGTCTCACAAAGCTCTGGGATCCTGGTGTTCTACATTAAACCCTTTCAGTGATCATTAACAGTTTCGTCATATATCAGTTTTCATTTCTTCTGTAAAGCCAACCAGTGGAGACAGACCTCTGGTTACATAACGGTGTACCCATATCAGTGGACACTCTGTATATGTGCTATCCATGTGAGCTTCCCCTGAACTGTGTGCTCCAGCACTCTGTTTTTTAGCTTTCATAGTCTCAAACCTTTGACCCAGTTCTAGGCTGGCTTCTAGGAAAATATATGGATGAAACTACTCCTTTTCAGTCTGGAATGTGCCATGTGCACATGTTGCTGCAATGTGATCATGccacagacaggaggagaaacCCTCTATGCACCCCCACCTCAGCTCAGCCCATAAACGCTCTGCCTATACTGTCAGCCAGCACTCCCGTAAACAAATTGCTCCTCACACCAGCTCCATGGGACACCACACTGTGCAAGCAGTGCAtgatttttgcttgttttaactTGGTTTGCTTCATGTGCACTGCTGTGTAACCTCTGACACCGTGACATAGTTGGAAGTTCATCTAGATTTTAGTGTAAAGGTTTGTGTGTTGTGGTATGGAATGCTTGGCTGCAAAATAGGAATTTTAAAATGGGGCTACCAACCGGTGTGCTCAGCTGAGTTTGCAGCATTCAAAACCCTGtcaaaccagaaaatattattACAGCCTGCTGCTTGTGACATGAATACTTAAGGCCATAAAACATCCAGAGTTTGGAGTTTGTAGAGTGAATTCACATATAGCAGTAAAACCACAACGATGTCTAAAAGCTCCTTGGCCTGTGCATTTAGCAGCTCTCTGAGGAAAAGTCAGCACTTCCACTATGCCAGAGTCAACATTCCTTGGCCAGGTGATGTGGGAACATGAGGCAAGAGGGTCTATATGTATCATGCATTCAGCCACAAACATAATTATATAAGAGATGTCTGGGAGACTTGTGAGAACAGCCAAGCAAAATCCTGAACACCATTTTCCTCACAGTTTTTattcaaacacatttaaaaatgattataaaGATTTACAAATTCATTAGTGTAGCTTTTTTAAAAGCACCACGTGGCCCCGTTTGTACACAGTCTGTGGTACAGCGTGCAAAATCCACATATTTCAAGTCTCTGAGATCAAATGTAGAAGCAtgagattaaaaagaaaactccttAAAGGTTTGTTCATTTTACTGGAAACCAAATCAAGTTTTCCATCTATGAACACCAAATACCCTTACACATGTGTCAATCAGTATAAATATTGTTCATGGAGTGGTATGGAGTGCTTTGTGCAGTCTTTTATACGGCTCCCAGCAGCAGAGATTTTTGGTCTGGAGGTTTGATCCCTCCACCCTCACGAAAAATGTTCAGAAGAGCCGCCTCGATTGAGAACAGGTGCTCATCCTCCACCTCTGGACAGCAGAGCCTCATGAACTCCACCAGACGAACCAGGTACTCGATGTTGTGGCCCGTGTTGCCGCTGCAGATGGCAATCTGGGCGGCGATTTCCTTGTCCGAGGCCGGGCCGAGGTAGATGGGGTTGTCAGAGGTAGCAATGTAGACGAGCGCCAACAGCGGACCCTGTCCCTTCTCTTTAGGGATGAACTCCACCATCTCCGTTACGTAACCCCCCAAAACAGTCTCTCTCGTGTTCAGGTACTGGAGAGACTCTTCAATCTGGGAGCCAGTCACTTCATAGGCAACTCCCCATGTGCTAGCCtgcagggaaaaaaaggaggtGGAGGGGTCAAACAAACAGTAGTGTGCAGAATTTGATTTGAAAGAGCAAATAGATTATATCATGGTACATGGTAATATCGGTACATGCACTGACTAAGCAAATGTACACAGaagtaataaataaaagtgatatGGACAATATCATGGTGGACCAGACTGAATCTTAGTTAtggtccttttgtttttttattgcttgaCATACaaatttcaggaaaaaaaatctttgcatttgttgtaataaacatgttgaaaaatacGAAAATTGTCCCTGATGGAAAGTCTGGATGATACAGTTACCCAGTTTGTCCCACTATAATAACAGTGCAGTGGTAGGTTATTGCATAAGATCATAAAGTGGGTCAGGATCAGATAAATATCAGAAATAACTATGCAAGACTGATTCTCTGGGATAACTGCTATGCTCATTGTTTGTCACAAACTTGCTGATAATGTTTggagaataaaaaatatgaatttatctGTGCATGCGGTGTAGGTAgtttcagaacaaaaacacactcaccTCCTGATCTGCCACTAGTGTTGCCACTCTGCCTGGCTGGAGAAAGCAAAGAGACACACTGTGAGAACTCAAATAACTGAACAGTGTAACAGCATCATAAACTACAGCAAAATTTTTAattcttaataataataataaatgataaatatgaaaattaattaataagctaatggatttatcagtaaatattCGATCCTGGTTGTGGGCAGCATGACTTCACAATAAATTGATGTCCCAGAGGTTCAGTTAGCTCACCTTTTCCTTGTCCCCTCGATAGAAATCATCTCCATGCCAGAAGCGTCTTTTGTATCCTTTAATGTGGCcgattttgcttcttttgtatGTAAAATCGGGTTTCCACACTAAAGATCCATACCCAAATACCCACAGGCTGCTCTTTTCCTTTACAATGTCCTGAGgtttcattgtagtcacttgtttgtgttttttaaaaaaaagagacaaagacgTTGAAGTTGCTGTCAACAGGTAGCTGTTGTCCTCTGCATTCCTCTATCTGAATCCTACTTATAAATTACAGGCGGTAAAAACCTTCTTCCACGTCATCATTAGTTTCTCGAAAACCCTTAATTACAGTCATGCCTTCAGGATAATATAGATACTGTCCACTTCTCTTCTGTCTCCGGATGTACGAACACGTGTATTTGTTTTTCAGGGGAGTCAGAGCGGCACGCTGTAGGCCAATGAAATCACAGATGGGGCGGGCGTAGCTGGCGGATAAACCAATCAGAATTCCTCCTTCAATGACACCGCACACCGATCTTAGGAGCCTGAGAGACTTGGAAAACACATCAGCTGCTGTTAGAAGAAATGTAAAGGAAGCAGGGGGGTCCTGACgaaactgaaaaatgaaaacatgcagcTTATGTcgctttttattgtttgtttgtttgtttagtctcattttcaaaagttatattgcttttttcccttcttttttaatttttttttttttttacaaatttggttgctttcattttttctcttaGATGTAAACTCATTTTTACTTGATATGTGCCTATATTTAGTTAAAATATATTCACCTAGTTTTAAGATTACTTTTTGGCCTTTGTGGTACCTTTGTTAGTCCACAGGAGTAAAGATACACTGGTAGTAAAGGTGTGGCAGGCAATGAATCTCTGACAGGAGACACAGTTTGCTTCAGCTTTGACATCCTCCTGGCAGATGCTcatctattattattataaaatttgacctctttttttttgactgaataATAAAAGGTATGCACCTATTATTACTaccattttattcattttttaagcgTAACAGAACTAACTACAGCCAGTTCTAAAGCACCAAAGAGTTGGTGAGCGTCCAGCAGGTAATCACATTACCTATAAATAGCCGGACTGTTATATCTGTGCTCTCTTAAGCTCATTAGTTGTCTGCGTCTTGCATCATTGTGTCCTGCATGAAGGCCACCACCTGTAATAAATGACTGACATTTGTCCCCTGCCTGTCATCCGCTGTGCATGTTTCAGAAGCTACCAGGTGAAAGATGCTTGCAACTTTGCACAAAACCTGCTGCCCCCAAGTGGTTAAGAATGCCATAGCTCTAGTCTTGAGACTTCAACAGCAACCTGATGATTGGTATTGGTTGGAGGAGTTTCAGTGAGTAAAGAGCTACAACGTGCTGGTTTGTTACGGTCTGTGTGTTCTTGGCTGTGGGGACCCTCCTTTGCTGTGCTCACACTCCAGCAGCAAAAGGGCATATGCAGATTTTCTCAGTGGCATGTCCATCTGCTCAGGCCCAGATATCTGTAACAGCAGCATTTTCAGAGAAGCAGTTCCGTAGAAAGACCACAAGGACTCTTTATTGTCACATACAGAtgctttaaatatatatatttttgtttgagtATTTCCCTTACATCACTGCCAATTACAATGCTGTCCACTGAATGATTGCTAGCACATGGAGTTCACATCACACCGACACAGATGTCAAGGACATAAGACATGGAATCATTAAAAATGCTACCAGGCCAAATATTACTGTATCTATAGACAATGAAGCCACTTTCACACCCGCTgacacaaataaagtttttaggtGTTAAATATACGATCTCTATTCGACCACATGTACACTCAACCATCGAAGACTGACAAACAAACAGTGTACCAGATATGTATTTcttgcttcttctttttatataacaaaataataataaaacaccaaaaacactttaaaaataaattcaccTTTTTGGGGCATCGACTCAAAAACAGATGTACAAGTCATACTTCTAATCTCAACatataaatatacagtatatacaaaATAATCTTATAAAACATAGAAAGAGAAAGATCAGTGCTTCATATACTTAAATTACTAATGAAATACTAATCTTACAAAATAACATTATTGGTTCAGTAATTTCCATTGAAGGCGTTCTTGGTACGATAGTcacttcatgtatttatttgtctttatttaaggGTGATCTTGCATAAAGTAAAACAAGGCCTTATCATGAGTTTCCCTGCATGGCGCTATAgcatattgcatttttttgatCTTTCATTGTTACCTCCATGTTGCTGTGCAAAGGAATCAAGGTAAGGCAGGGcacaatgtttttcttcaatACATATCTAAGGCTTTGTGATCTAGGCTGCATACATTCTTCATAAAAACGGATTCAATTCACAAAACTGACAACCCTAAATATCCCTCAAAAATGAACCGTTTTCAGTAgtttttgagtctctttttgATTTAGCACAATGCTGATTTTTGTTTGCATAGCGCATCGCAGGTGACACGAAATGGAAAAGGCTTGCTCCTTCCAAAGTCTTGTTGGCAGTAAGTTAATTCATTTGATTGCTGATTACTGCAATAATGTAGAGAGGAGCCCATGGAGATAGTCCTCTTCTCCTAATCAGCACGCAGGCTTAAACATCTCGGCCTGTTGCCCTTGGATGAACTTGGACGGAGCAGACAAGGGTCTGAGTCGAAAACATCAAAGGCGCCTCGAGCCAGTTTTTGCTCATTATTTCCCACTGTCTTTTTCTCAGTCTGTACATTCTCACATGGATTAGTAGCTTCAGTTCTATTGCATTCGGAGAGCACAAGAGCTCCATCCAGTTATCAAGTTTTCAAGAGCAGCAACTTGCATTTAAATAAATCCCAGTCTCTCCACACTTGTAAACAGTCCACAAGAAATCCAATGTTGATAATGAATGATGTCTTCCATTTATTATACCTAGAAAAAGATCAAATAAAAGTCAGTGACAATCTctgaaataatgacaaatatcaatAACTGTTGGTTTATATTCCATGATATAAGCAGACCAGATTTACatgaacatgaaaataaatttaaaaatttaccTCAGTTGCGATGATGCATTCATCTTTCTCCTCTGCTATTACAAAGACAGACTGGTACACTGAATCTCTGGAAGAACATATCGTGGATATTTTACACTCTGGCCTTTCACTGTAAAGAAAAGATGCATCACATCAGTTACTGAGCACAACAAGAACATCTCATGTCAATCACATGGTGTGATATTCAGATCTATCCAGCACTGGTCTTTGTATACTGACCTGTACATTCTACTCAAATGCCTTTTGTCTTCTATTAtcttttcacagttttcatCTTTGTCCAGAAGGGACAGTTCGTCCTTGTACCCCGCGGAGGTTTTATAGTCCAGCTGATAGTGGTTGATGTATTTGTGGTTCGACTTTTCCCTGGGACAGTCCACCTCCAAATCGatctttttatttgtattcttgAGCTCGACGGTAGAGATGAGGTTCTCTTTCTGAAAGTCAACCTTGGAGAGGTTGTTCATGGTCTCTGAGTCCTGCTCCGTACTCCTCTGCTTCTTGATGTGACGAATCACCACTACTACCATGCAGAGGAGCACCAGAACAGCCACCAGGCCTACGCCCAAGCAGATGGCTGCCAGCTTGTCGCTGGCTATGTTGGGGCTGGGAGTGTTGGATAAAGGTTCATTGTTCAACTGGCACTGGGGGCCGCTGTAATGAGCGGGGCAACTGCAGGTAGGCTGGCCTTTGGCTCCTATCGTGCAGGTCCCGCCATTGAGGCAAGGCTGAGAGGCACAGCGGTCTGTGGGTTTGTCACAGTGGCGGCCGGTGTACCCTGGGGGGCAGGTGCAGGTGTAGGAGTTAATGCGGTCGATGCAGGTGGAGCCGTTTGCACACGGGTTCCTGGCACACTCGTTGATGTTGATCTCACAGCGCAGTCCTGTGAAGCCTGAGAGACAGCTGCAGAGTCTGAGGTTACCGCGGACCACACAATGTCCACCTGTGCAAAACACACACCAGCATTACGGATTAGCTTTGATGCAGACCTACAGAAAGCGCCAAATGATTGTTGATGCAGCGAGACTGATGTATTACCATTGGTGCATTGCAGCGAGGTACATTTATCCACTTTCTTCTCACAGTTGAGTCCAGTGTATCCTGCTGGACACTCGCATATGTAACTCAGCCCGTCATCCCTCTCTCTGCACTTGCCGCCATGAAAGCACGACGTGTCCACACAAATCGGGATCCTGTGCTCGCAGTGTGGTCCTTCAAACCCCCGTGGGCACACGCACCTATACCCATTCTCAGAGTCCTGCAGGGGAAAAGATATAAAGTTTATCAACAACCTCTGTGTCAGATGGTTTTTATCGTATCCTGTTCACGACTGCCCCAACGAACCCCATTATCCTCAGTCTGAAGTCTATTTACAGTACTTAGTCTGTGAACTGGGTCATCTACTGACTTGACAATCGATAGCATCCTCCTGGACCAGCAGATAGACttaggcaaaaacaaaaacaggaaagccTGTGTTGTgggaaaggagagagagagacttccGGACTCACCAGGCAGCGGCCTCCGTTGTGGCAGGGCTGGTTGTCACACTCTCTGACCTCCGAGTCACAGTTAACCCCGGTGAAGCCTGGCAGGCAGGTGCAGGTGTAGCTGCCCTGGCCTGTGTTCAAGCACGTGGCCCCGTTGGCACAGGGTTTGTGATGGGTGCAGTAGTTCAGATCTGTAAAGAAAAGGGTGAAAATCTTACTAGAGGAGCCAAAAATGAGGCACCAACACTCATTTAATGTACCCAGTATTTCAATCACTTCAAATGTGCTGCATTACTCTTTTAGACAAAGACACAGTTGCACACCTTGGTCACAGAAGATGCCTCCCCAGCCTTCTTTGCAGGAACACTGCCACGGCTCTGCACAGGTACCATGTTTACAGGACGGATGGAGTTTACACACATCACAAAAGAGTCCCTGCCAGCCTTCTCTGCATCTGTTCACACATAAAACATGACCGTTGGCTCACACACAAGTTCACACTCATGTTCTGTTCTGTCACAAACAACAGTCTTAAGTCTACTAACAGAGAGGAAAGTTTTAAAATTGTACACATTTTCATCTACCATGACatgagaatatttttaaaagaaggtAAGGGTTGACTGATACACAATTTTCAGGTTCAATGCTATCAAAAATTTGCATAGCATAAATACCAGTAATCCTCTATTTATGTTTAACATATATTTACTAAAAGTGACCTTTCCAGCTTTATCCTTTCGTGCTGAAAGGCTATTATTTGTGATgtgtaaccaatcagagagTGCTGTGGGCGGGTTATTTCTCAAGACCACACACTGACTTCAGATAAAGATCAGAGGTGAAGTAGCAGTTCACAAAATTAGATAAATTTGCTTCCATTGGGAATCAACACTAAGAATTGAAAAAATAGTGAATATCATTACAGATAATTGGCCACCCCATTAATCAATCAAGCCCAATATGAAAGACAAGCTCATAACGAATTATTATGTCTGGAAAGTTCTGTAAATATTCGTCTTTGTGCTTTGGCAGA
This is a stretch of genomic DNA from Acanthochromis polyacanthus isolate Apoly-LR-REF ecotype Palm Island chromosome 1, KAUST_Apoly_ChrSc, whole genome shotgun sequence. It encodes these proteins:
- the LOC110966507 gene encoding glutathione-specific gamma-glutamylcyclotransferase 1-like, which codes for MKPQDIVKEKSSLWVFGYGSLVWKPDFTYKRSKIGHIKGYKRRFWHGDDFYRGDKEKPGRVATLVADQEASTWGVAYEVTGSQIEESLQYLNTRETVLGGYVTEMVEFIPKEKGQGPLLALVYIATSDNPIYLGPASDKEIAAQIAICSGNTGHNIEYLVRLVEFMRLCCPEVEDEHLFSIEAALLNIFREGGGIKPPDQKSLLLGAV
- the LOC110966506 gene encoding delta-like protein 4 gives rise to the protein MAVWFTSILAIVITLFTQVLGSGVFEIDLHHFQNTKGLLANGLSCSMAGCRTYFKVCLKNFQTEVSPGKCIFGKAATPVLGTDSFSIQQDTRLRLPLNFTWPGAFSLVIEAWYSPAADQPGDTTNPEFLISSFAIQRQLGIGPEWFQDVQSGTQTELRYSYRFICNENYYGDTCSKICTPRDDHFGHYTCKPDGQIACLPGWKGEYCQEPICLEGCNERNGNCTLPGECKCREGWQGLFCDVCKLHPSCKHGTCAEPWQCSCKEGWGGIFCDQDLNYCTHHKPCANGATCLNTGQGSYTCTCLPGFTGVNCDSEVRECDNQPCHNGGRCLDSENGYRCVCPRGFEGPHCEHRIPICVDTSCFHGGKCRERDDGLSYICECPAGYTGLNCEKKVDKCTSLQCTNGGHCVVRGNLRLCSCLSGFTGLRCEININECARNPCANGSTCIDRINSYTCTCPPGYTGRHCDKPTDRCASQPCLNGGTCTIGAKGQPTCSCPAHYSGPQCQLNNEPLSNTPSPNIASDKLAAICLGVGLVAVLVLLCMVVVVIRHIKKQRSTEQDSETMNNLSKVDFQKENLISTVELKNTNKKIDLEVDCPREKSNHKYINHYQLDYKTSAGYKDELSLLDKDENCEKIIEDKRHLSRMYSERPECKISTICSSRDSVYQSVFVIAEEKDECIIATEV